The following are encoded together in the Panicum virgatum strain AP13 chromosome 6K, P.virgatum_v5, whole genome shotgun sequence genome:
- the LOC120711892 gene encoding peroxygenase-like, translating to MTLQLVSSLPTRCSRLAVPHLRRPCGKVGPRASMSSSFSSVPAEDASMETVAPHAPVTRERRLNPSLQEQLPKPYLARALEAVDPSHPQGTRGRDPRGLTVLQQHAAFFDRNGDGIIYPWETFQGLRAIGCGLPVSFFGSILINLLLTFPTQQGWLPSPLLPIHIKNIHKGKHGSDSESYDTEGRFDPSKFDAIFSKYGRTHPDALTLGEVFSMLKGNRNIYDFVGWVSAAGEWLLLYSVAKDKDGLLQRETVRGAFDGSLFERLQENKKSS from the exons ATGACTCTGCAGCTCGTCTCGAGCCTCCCCACGCGGTGCTCCCGTCTCGCCGTTCCCCACCTCCGAAG GCCCTGCGGCAAGGTCGGTCCGCGAGCGAGCATGTCGTCGTCCTTCTCGTCGGTGCCGGCGGAGGACGCGTCCATGGAGACGGTGGCGCCCCACGCGCCCGTCACCCGGGAGCGGAGGCTTAACCCCAGCCTGCAGGAGCAGCTTCCCAAGCCAT ATCTCGCGCGGGCTCTGGAGGCGGTGGACCCGAGCCACCCGCAGGGGACGAGGGGACGCGACCCCCGCGGCCTGACCGTGCTTCAGCAGCACGCCGCCTTCTTCGACCGCAACGGCGACGGCATCATCTACCCCTGGGAGACGTTTCAAG GCCTCCGTGCAATAGGCTGCGGGCTCCCGGTATCGTTCTTCGGCTCTATACTGATCAACCTCCTCCTCACTTTTCCCACTCAGCAG GGATGGTTACCTTCCCCTTTGCTCCCCATCCATATCAAGAACATCCACAAGGGTAAGCACGGGAGCGATTCTGAATCCTATGATACTGAAGGGAG GTTTGATCCATCAAAGTTCGATGCTATATTTAGcaagtatggccgaacgcatcCGGATGCTTTGACGTTAGGCGAGGTGTTCTCCATGCTTAAAGGAAACCGCAATATATATGATTTTGTTGGCTG GGTGTCTGCAGCCGGTGAATGGCTGTTACTCTACAGTGTGGCAAAGGATAAGGATGGCCTGTTGCAGCGAGAGACTGTCCGAGGCGCTTTCGATGGAAGCCTATTTGAGCGACTGCAAGAAAACAAGAAATCCTCCTGA